In Paenibacillus stellifer, the DNA window GCGCCGGATTGTGCTGCCGCTAGTGCTGCCGTCCGTGTTATCCGGGTTCATTCTGATCTTCACCAAAGCAATCAGCTCTTACGGGGTTCCGGCACTGCTCGGAACGCCCGTCAACTTCTATATGATATCGACCATGCTCTATTCCAGCATGCGTTCGCGGCTTACGACGGAGGCCAATGTGCTCAGCCTGACGCTGATGCTGATATCCATGCTGCTCATTTATCTCAATCAGCGTATGATCGGCCGGCGGCGCAGCTATGTAACGGTTACCGGCAAGGACGGTCCCCGGACGCCGATCCGGCTCGGCCGGTGGAGAATTCCGGTTACTGGCGCGCTGATCGTTCTGATGGCGGCGGGGTCCGCCGTACCGCTGCTTGTGCTGCTGCTTCAGACCTTCATGCTCAAGGAAGGCAGCTACACTCCGGGTAATTTCACGTTCCATTACTGGTGGGGGGCCTCTGATCCGTCGATCAACACCGGGGAAAAAGGCGTTCTGCTGAACGACAATTTCCTGCTTGCCTTGAAAAACTCGCTGCAGATCGCGGGGGCTGCTTCCATTGCCGCCGCCGTAATCGGCCTGCTGCTGGGTTATGCCGCCTCGCGCGGCAAGGAGTCCTGGATTGGCCGGGCCGTGGATCAAATCTCGTTCTTGCCTTATCTCATTCCGGGAATATCGCTCGCAGCAATCTATATCAGCATGTTCGCCAAGCCGGGCCTCATTCTACCGGCTCTGTACGGAACGATTACGCTGCTGATCCTGATTACGATCGTGAAGGAGCTTCCGTTCACCGTAAGGGCCGGCAGCGCGTCGATGATGCAGATCGGAGCGGAGCTGGAGGAAGCCGCGCGAATCGGCGGCGCCTGGTTAACACGGCTCCGCCGGATTCTGCTGCCGCTCAGCCGCAAGAGCCTGGTGTCAACCTTTCTCCTTGTGTTCATCGGCGGGATGAAGGAGATGGAGCTCATTATCATGCTGGTAACACCGAAGACGGAGACGTTGACCACGCTTACCTTCTATTATGCCGAGAAGGGCTACCAGCAGCTGACGAACGTCATCCTCATGATCATTACCATTATCGTCATTACCGTATATTTCCTGGCTGTCAGGTTCGGAAAAGCCGACTTGAGCAAAGGGATAGGGGGTGGATAACATGGACGCGATTGAACTTAACAATCTTCACGTAAGCCTGCAAAACAAGCATGTGCTGCATGGCATCGATCTTATCGTCGAAAAAGGGGAGTTCATGACCTTTCTCGGCCCATCGGGCTGCGGAAAGACGACGCTGCTGCGGACCATCGCCGGGCTTCATCAGCCGGAGAGGGGCGTGATCACCATAGGCGGCAGGACGGTGGCGGAGGGCGCTTCCGGACTTCATGTCGAGCCCGCCAAGCGGGGGCTCAGTCTGGTGTTTCAGAGCTATGCGCTGTGGCCGCATATGACCGTCTTTGACAATGTGGCGTTCGGCTTGCAGGTGCGGAGAATGCCGAAGGCGAATATTGCGGAGAGCGTCGGAGCAGCCCTGGAGAAAATGCGGATTCCGGAGCTTGCGGGCCGGTATCCAGGCGAATTGTCGGGCGGGCAGCAGCAGCGGGTGTCGATCGCCCGGGCCATTGTCACCCGTCCCGAAATTCTGCTGCTCGATGAGCCCTTGTCCAATCTGGATGCGAAGCTCCGCGTTGAAATGCGGACCGAGCTGAAGCGCATCCATCAGGAGCTGAACACGACCATTATTTATGTGACCCATGACCAGTATGAGGCCATGTCGCTGTCGACTCGGGTAGCCGTCTTCTTCGGCGGGCAAATCGTCCAGGTTGATAAGCCCCGTGATCTGTACAAGCATCCGCGCACCTTGCAGGTGGCGGAGTTCATCGGCAATGGCGGCCAGCATTTGAATCACCTGAACGGGCGTATTGTCATTGAGAATGGCCGGCGTATACTGAAGACACAGATCGGCCTGTTTCCGCTGGAAGGCGGGGGACTATTGCATGAAGGCGAAGTGGTCCTGACGATTAAGCCGGAGGAAATCCGGCTGAGCGAACAGAACTCGCAGGATAGCGTGCCGGCGGTAGTCGAGGCAGTATTTCCTGCCGGAGCGGAGACGCTGGTGCAGCTTAGAGCAGGCGAAGCGGTATTAATGGCCCGGGTGATGGGCGAATCGGATGCAGAACCCGGTGATATGTGCTATGCCGCGCTGCGCAGAGAGAGACTTAATCTGTATGACAAACGGACAGGTAGCCGGCTTGAGAACCTTGTTCCGCTAACCCACATATTGGAGGATACACTTCATGAAAATCGACTTTCATATTCACGTTAAATTATCCAAAAAGACGGAATTCGACTTGACGCACTTCAACAGCATGCTGGATGAGGCGCGGGCACACGGGCTTGACGCCATAACGCTGACCGAGCATTTCAACACCCACCGCTTCGGGGAGGTATACGGAACGCTGGACCAGCTGTTTCCGTGCAATAACCACTACTATGACCGGGACGGGTTCAAAATCTTCACAGGAATCGAGGTCGATGTGGCTGAAGGCGGCCATATTCTGGTTAGCGGCCCGAAGGATAAGCTTCTGGAAATCCGTGAACTGTTGGAGGAGCACACCACTGAAGGGTCCTTCATCCGGCTGGAACGTTTGTTTGAGCTATGTGAGCCCCGGGGCATGATGGTCATAGGGGGACATCCCTTCCGCGAGTCCAATCCGCTCTATCAGGTTGACCGGGAGCTGCTTAGCCGTTTCGACGCCTTCGATTTGAACGGCAAAGATCTGCATGAAATCGGCATCGAGGAGAACACTTCGAAAGTACTGGGCCTTGGCGCCAAGCTGAACATTCCCGTTGTGGCGGGAAGCGACGCGCATCAAATGTTCCAGGTAGGCTGCGTGTACAACGAATTTGAAGGAGATTTCGAGACGGTTGCAGAACTTAAAGACGCTATCCGGTCCGGTGCTTACAAACGTGTTGTGTCCCCGAGCCTTAATCTTCAGGTGCGCGCGGCAAATTTGGTCAAGCAGCTGTTGAAGAAGAAGACGGAAGTGGTGTAATCGTAACGCTCATAGCAGGAGATGTTGAATATGAACACTCTTTTTGATGGACGAAAGTTCTCGCGCGGTCACCAGCGGATCGCCGATTATATAACGAAGCATATCGAGGATATTCCGCTCATGGTCGAGGATGATCTGGCACAGGCGTGCCAGGTCAGCACCTCTACCGTATCGCGGTTCTGGGGTGAGATCGGCTCACGGAATTTGAAGGATTTCAAGCAAAAGGTCAGGGAGGAGCAGTTGTCATCGTCCGCCCGCAAGCTGCATTCCGCCTTCGACAAGCTTGGCGAAGGGCAAGGAGCCAGAGCAAGCGTCCTCGGAACGGCGGACTATTTGCGGCAGACGGCGGATCATCTGGAGGAGAGGGATTTTGAAGAGGCGGTGGAGGTTCTTAGCTCCGCAGACACCCTTCATCTGTACGGTCCGGGCTCTGCGGAATGCCTGGCCGCCCTGATGGACTTCCGGCTTACCCGGTTCGGCGTCGGCGTTCGCCGGATCAGCCGCGGCGGGCATGAGCTGTTTGAGAGCCTGCTGCAGATCGGGGAGAAGGATGTCATTGTCATTTTCGGATTCGTATCCGAATCCCCGGAAATCGCCGTATTGCTTGATTTTGCAAAAGAGCACGGCTGCAGAACTCTCCTGATAACCGATCTGGCGGTCAGCGGCATGCTGGAGAAGGCGGATCATGTGCTGTACACCGCACGCGGCCAGCTGTGGGAATTTCATTCGATGGTGGCGCCGATTGCCATGATCGAAACGCTGATTGTGGCGGTCGGCAAACGCCGGGAGCAGCAGGCCTACGCCAACGGGGATGAGCTGAACAGGCTGCGCCAGCATTACCGGAAGTGGCTACCCAAGCAGATATAATGACTAGAGACGGCAAAATGCGGACTTTCATGAAAAAAGGCGCCCATGGGGTGCCTTTTTGATGTCCATGCTATAAACTGGAAGAAGGACAGGGAAGCGGAAGTAGTCAGCCAGAGTGGAATGGCTCCAGAACATGGGGGAGAGAGCATGGATAAACTGCTGAACAGCATACATGAGGAGCTGCTGGAAGAGCTGATCCTGGAGAGCGTCGATCCGGAAGAGCCGATTAAGGTCCGGGAGGTGCCGGAGTCATGGCGGCTGCTCGGCTCGGGCAACTATGCCGCGGTGCTCTATCATCCGGAATACGAAGATTATGCGGTCAAAATCTACGCCCCCGGCAGGCCGGGAATCCGGGAAGAGGCGGAAGTCTATACCAGGCTTGGAAGCCATCCGGCCTTCTCCGAGCTGCTGCATGACGGGGGGAGCTTCCTCGTCCTCAGACGTCTTCGGGGCATTACGTTCTACGACTGCATCAAGCGGGGGGTGCCGATCGCCGAGCAGGCGGTCCGGGATATCGACGAAGCACTGCGCGATGCCAAGGCCAGGGGACTTCATCCCCATGATGTACATGCCAAGAATGTGATGCAGCTGGACGGGCGCGGGCTGGTCGTGGACATTTCGGATTTTCTGAAGCGGGAAGACTGCATGATGTGGGAGGATTTCAAAAAAGCCTATTACCGGCTGTACCGGCCGCTGGCTTCGCGCCATGCGGTTCCGGTTCCCGACGCCGTGCTCCAGGCAGTCCGCAGGGGATACCGTCTGTGGCGCAAGAGCCAGGGTCGCAGCCGATGAGGGATAGCATAAGCGGGTACTAGAGCATGATACGGTTATCCGGATCATGACTGTTCATATAGAGGAGATGTCCGAATGATAATCACATTAACCGTTAACCCAAGTGTCGATTCCAGCACCAGCATCGGAAAAGTAGTTCCCGACCATAAGCTGCGGTGCCGGGAAGCTTCGTACAAGCCGGGAGGCGGGGGCGTCAATGTATCCCGCGCCATTCACCGGCTGGGCGGCGAGGCGCTCGCCCTGTACACGTCGGGCGGGCTTCATGGCGAGCTGCTGCATGAAATGCTGCAGGAAGAAGGCGTGGGCCATGAAGCCATCCCGATTTCCGGCCGGACGCGGGAGAACCTGATCGTCCTGGAGGAATCGACCGGGCAGCAGTTCCGGTTCGACATGCCGGGTCCGCAGTTCAGCGATGCCGATATCCGCAGCTGTCTGGAATCGCTGCTGCGGCTTCCGCAGAAGCCGGATTATCTGGTGCTGAGCGGCAGCCTGCCCCCTGGATGTCCTGCGGACTTCTACGCCAAAGTAATCACCGCCGTGAAGGACTGGAACTGCCGCGTCATCGTCGATACCTCGGGTGAAGCCCTGAAGCCGGTAGCAGATGCGGGCGTCTTCCTGCTGAAGCCGAACGCCCGCGAGCTTGAGGAACTGACAGGGATGACACTTGCGAGCGACGAAGATGCGAAGGCCGCGGCCAATAAGCTGATTGATGAAGGCAAGTCCGAGACGGTTGTCGTGTCGCTGGGGCCGAAGGGCGCCCTGCTGATCTCCAGGGAGGGAACGGAGCATATCACCGCTCCGGAAGTCCCTGTGGCGAGTGTCGTCGGCGCAGGCGACAGCCTGGTGGCGGGCATCGTATACCGTCTGTCGCAGGGCGGTTCCCTGAAGGATGCCGTCACCTTCGGCGTCGCATCCGGAGCAGCCGCCGTCATGAACCCCGAGCGTGAGCTGTGCAAGCGTGAGGATACCGAGCGGCTGTACAAGGCCATGACCGGAGGGCAGAAGGGATAAGACGAACGTCAGGCTGAGACAATGAAGCGCTCTTGCCTGCCCCGGCCCATGAGAGCGCGGATATCCAGATTGTCGAGAAACCCAGGTCTTTTTACGGCCTTGGGTTTCTTTTTCGTTTATTGTTATGTGCCGCAGGGCGAAAGGGCGTTCAGTCCTCCGTTATCATTCCGTTAACGCTTGGCCGAAAGTTTTACCCCGGATTGAAGATCGGGGAGTTGTCTCTTTACATACACGCTTTACACTGGCAGAGGGTTATAGATATGGATTTCATTCCTAAAAAGGAGGCAAGCGCCTTGAGCGAATTCGATAATCACTTGAATCTGCCGGCCCGAACAGGGAAAAGCGCAGCGGAGTCCGGAAGGCGGTCTCAGACGCTTCGGGGATTGAAGATCAGGGAGAATCTGCTGGCCTACATTTTTTTATCGCCTTCTCTGCTTCTGTTCGGCGTGTTCCTGTTCTATCCGCTTCTTCGCTCGGTCTATCTCAGTATGCACAGCACCGATCCGGCCGGACGTATTCATTCCTTCATCGGACTTGATAATTTTCGCGCCCTGATGTCATCGGGTGATTTCCTCTCCGGTATCCGGGTAACGGCGCTGTTCGCCCTGTACACGGTTCCGGCAAGCATTCTGCTCGCGCTCCTGCTTGCGGCCCTTGCCCATCATCTCCCGCGCGGAAGAAGACTGTTCCAGTTCTCATTCTCGCTGCCCATGGTGCTGTCCGTCGGGTCTTCCGCCGTTATCTGGAAGTTCCTGTTTCACCCGACGCTCGGGATGCTGAATTACGGGCTGGAGCTGGCGGGACTGCCGCCCATCTCCTGGCTGACGGACCCGGGCTGGGCGCTGCTCTCCGTATCGCTCATGACAATCTGGATGAATCTCGGTTTCAACTTCATCATTCTCTCCGGCGGGCTAGGAGGAATTCCGGAGGAGATGTATGAGAGCGCGAAGATCGACGGAGCGGGTCCAATCTCGACCTTCGGCAGAATTACTGTTCCGCTGCTGTCCCCGACCCTGTTCTTTGTGCTGATCGTCTCGGTCATCAGCGCCTTTCAGTCCTTCGCCCAGATTCATATTCTGACCCAGGGCGGGCCGATGAACTCGACCGATGTGTTCGTCTACTCCATCTACCGGGAAGCATTTGTTAATTTCCGCTTCGGCACAGGCAGCGCCCAGTCGCTTCTGCTGTTCGCCGTGATCATGCTCCTGACCTTGATTCAATTTAAATGGGTGGAGAGAAAGGTGCATTATCAATGAGAAGATTCCATGCGAGAACGGCCACCGTCTATCTGATCCTTGCCGTCGCCGCTCTTCTTGTGCTGTATCCGGTTGTGTACAGCCTGTTCATGTCGGTCATGAAGCCGGAAGAGGCGAGCGCCTATCCGCCTTCCATTGTGCCCCATTCATTCAACCCGGCCAATTTCACGGAAGTGTTCGGCATCGTGCCGATCGCGGTCTTTATCGGAAATACATTTCTCGTCTCGGGTATCGTCATGCTGGGCCAGCTTCTTACGGCGAGCCTGGCGGCATACGCTTTTGCCATATTGAATTTCAAGGGTAAAAGTCTGGTGTTCAGCCTGTTCGTCGCCACGATGATGGTCCCTTGGGAAGCGACGATGATTCCGAACTATCTCATCGTACGGAGCCTGAACTGGCTCGATTCGTACCAGGGCTTAATCATTCCCTTTCTGGCAACGGCGTTTGGGACATTCATGCTGCGGCAGTTCTTTCTTCAACTGCCTAAGGAGCTGCTGGAAGCGGCCAAAATGGACGGCTGCGGCCATCTCCGGTATTTTGCAGGCCATGTCCTGCCGCTCGCCAGACCCGCTCTTGGCACGCTTGCGGTCTATTCCTTTCTGAATATGTACAACTCCTATTTATGGCCGCTGCTCATTACGAACAGCGAGAACATGCGCACCGTGCAAATCGGAATTTCGATGCTGGAGTTTCAGGAATCGACCTCCTGGAATCTGGTATTCGCCGGCATTACACTCGCCATTCTGCCTTCGCTGTTCCTGCTTGCTTTCGGCTTGAAGCAGCTCGTTCGGGGCATGGCGGCTGGCGCGCTCAAGGGCTAGGACAGTCTTCGACTAATCCGGGGAGTCAACTGCATTTTGCAGATGATGCATACAATTATCAGATAAACAAAGGAGAGATTGAGATCATGAAGAGGAAGAAACTCGGCCGGCTGTTCTTCAAGAGAAGAATGGTGCTTCCGCTGGCCTTGAGTATGGCGGCTTTGGCAGGATGCGGCAATAACTCGAACGCCAGTAACGCGGCAGCGAATTCAGCGTCTGCTAACAACGAAACAACGGCTTCGGCAAGTCCTGCCAGCTCTGCTGCGGCTGCCCCGGTCAAGATTACGTGGTGGCATTCCATGTCGGGAACGAACGAGAAGGCGATCAAGCAGCTCGTATCCGATTTTAACGCCTCTCATCCCGATGTTCAGGTCGAAGCGATTTTTCAAGGCAAGTATGACGAAAGTCTGAACAAGCTTAAGGCTTCGCTCGGATCTGACAGCGGGCCCGATCTGATCCAGGTCTACGAAATCGGCAGCAAATTCATGATCGATTCCAAAATGATCACTCCCGTGCAGCAGTTCGTCGACCAGGACAATTTCGACCTGTCGGCGCTTGAGCCGAATATTATCCGCTATTACACAATCGACGGCAAGCTGAACGCCATGCCGTTCAATACATCGAACCCGATTCTGTATTACAACAAGGATGCCTTCAAGGCCGCGGGTCTGGACCCGGAGAAGCCGCCGAAGACATTCGAGGAATTTGAGACCGCGGCCAAGGCGCTTGAGAAGAACGGCAAGCCGGGAGCGGCAATCGCGATTTACGGCTGGTTCATGGAGCAGCTGTTCGCGAACCAGAATGCCGAATATGTCAACAACGGCAACGGCCGTGATGCGGCAGCCACCGAGTCGCTGCTTGCATCGGACGCCGGTGTGAAGACGCTGGAATGGTGGAAAAAGATGGTCGACGAAGGAGCCGTCGCCAATCTCGGCCGCGATACGGACGACACGGACAGCGCTTTTGCCGCCGGACAGGTCGCTATGACGCTGAACTCCACCGCATCGCTTCGCAACATGGTCGAAGCAGTGGGCGGCAAGTTCGAAGTAGGTACCGGCTTCCTGCCGAAGCCTGCTGACGCCAAGGAAGGCGGCGTCGTAGTCGGCGGCGCCAGCCTGTACATTATGAACAACAAGCCGGATGATCACCAGAAGGCTGCGTGGGAGTTCATCAAATACGTCGCTTCTCCGGAAGCACAGGCCAACTGGAGTGTGAACACCGGCTACTTCCCGATCACCAAGGCGGCCTATGACCAGCAGGTGCTGAAGGATAACATGGCGAAATACCCGCAGTTCCAGACGGCGGTCGATCAGCTTCACGCTTCCACGGCTTCGAACGCAACGTCCGGCGCCGTAATGGGCGTATTCCCGGAAGCCCGCCAGATCGTGGAAGGCGCGATTGAAGAAGCGCTGAATGGCAAGAAGCAGCCGAAGCAGGCTCTGCAGGACGCTGCGACCCAAATTACGGATAAAATCAAGCAGTACAACGATTCCGTCAAATAATCGGATTGTACAGGAACAGCCGCCTGAACGCTGGAGAAGCGTTCAGGCGGTTTTTTGTCTGTTTTTACCTGGAGGTCCATTAAAATGGTTGTTCGTCGGGTGAAATTAGATTGTAAGCGATTTATTATTTGGTGGAGCTAATACTTTTGTAGGATAGTGTCGAAGAAAAGAGTAGGCAATATTACAGTGTTGGAGGATTTAACCGAACCGGGAGGATGCGATTTTGCTTGCCGACTCAAACCGTTTTACATAGCGCAATTTATATATTGATTATCCTGATGGCTCTGTTCATCGTGCGTCTGTACATGAAGCAGAGCCGGACCGCCAGGCATATGCTTGAACTGGAACGGAAGTACAGCGAAGAGCTTCAGCTGTATTTGAATGTCGTGGAGCAGTCTCCCTTGTCCATCGTTATTACCGACAAATTCGGCAAAGTGGAATATATTAATCCGTATTTTTCGAAGATTACCGGCTATTCAAGAGCAGAGATGGAAGGAGGCACTCTGTCCGCACTTCGCTCCAGTGTGACGACAGACGAGCAGTACCGGGAGATGTGGTCGGCGATCAGCCAGGGCGGCAATTGGGAAGGCGAGTTCGTTAACCGGAAGAAGAACGGCGATCTGTACATGGAGTCTGTGCTCATCTCTCCCATTAAAGACGGGACGGGAAGCATCACCCATTATGTCGGCATTAAAGAGAATGTATCGGATTACAAGCGGATCAAGAAGGAGCTGTCCGACCAGCTTCATTTCACCTCCCAACTGATTGATACGCTGCCCCATCCCCTGTTTTACCTCGATACAGAGGGGTATTTTCTTGGATGCAACGCCGCATATGAGCAGGCTTTGGGGGTAAGCCGCAAAGATTTGCTCGGGCTTCACGCCAGGGATTTGCCGAACTTGTCCAGAGAGAATTACCTGATTCTTGACGAGCTGCGGAAGGAAGTGACCCGAAACGGCGCCCCGGCTATCCGGGAAGTGAAGAGACCGTATACCGATGGAACGATGCATGACCTTCTGTATTCGCTCTCGGCGTACCAGATGTCGGACAACACCGATGGCGGCTACTTAGGCCTCATGATGGATATCACCGATTTGAAGCTGAAAGAGAAGGAACTGCTGGAGAACCGGAACTTTCTGGATGCAGTCATCAACCTGCTCCCCGTTATGGTGTATGTCAAAGACGCTGATACGATGGAATACCGGATTGTTAATCAGGCTTGCGCGGATTTCCTCGGTTATCCTGCCGACCAAATCCTTGGCAGAGTCGACCGCGACCTGATGCCGGAAGAGATCGCTTGCCTCTTCAATGAAAGTGACCGGAAGGTGCTGGAGACCGGCCAAAAAACAAGGGAAATCCGAATTCTCCCTGTCGACACAGAGGGGAAACAGCTCCGCTACGTGAACGAAACGAAGCTGCCGATCATGGATTCGGAGAACCGGCCGCATTTTATTCTGGGCGTATCGGAGGACATTACCGGCCTTAAGGTAAAAGAGGAAGAAATCAAACAGGCGCTGCGCATCGCCGAAGAAGCGACGGCAGCCAAATCCCAGTTCCTGGCGAATATGAGCCATGAGATCCGCACGCCGATGAACGCGATTCTCGGCTTAACGCATCTGACCCTCAAGACGGAACTGTCAGCCAGACAGAAGGACTACCTCTCCAAAATTCACAACGCCGGCACGTCGCTTCTCGGCATTGTGAACGAAATTCTGGACTTCTCGAAGATCGAAGCGGGGAAGCTGGAGCTGGAGCGCACATCCTTTGTGCTTCATGAGACCGTAACGGACGCGGTAACGATGAGCAGCCAGTCTGCTTACGACAAAGGGCTGGAGCTTATGTATTTCATACCCGCCGGCCTGCCGCAGAACTTGAACGGAGACCCGCTGCGCCTCCGGCAAATTCTCACGAATCTGGTCAGCAATGCGGTCAAGTTCACTGAAAGCGGCGAGGTGGTCGTAAGGGTGGAAGCCGTCCGGCTGATCGACAGCAAGGTGAAGCTGAAGTTCAGCGTTCGGGATTCCGGCATCGGACTGTCCCCGGAAGCGGAGAACCGGCTGTTTCAGCCTTTCAGCCAGGCGGATAACTCCACTACCCGCAAATATGGGGGGACGGGGCTCGGACTTGCCATCAGCCGAAGGCTGGTGGAGATGATGGGCGGAACGCTCTGGGCGGAGAACAATGCCGAGGGGGGGAGCACCTTTGCCTTCACTGCATGGTTCGGCCTCGGCAACGAGGAGAAAGATCTCGTCCGCCGCGTACCCCAGGAGCTGGGTTATCTCAAAGCGCTGGTAGTGGACGACAATCCGGCCGCTCGCGATATGGTGGTCGAGTATTTGCGGGACTTCGGCTGTGCCGCTGACGGCGTGTCCTCGGGATCACAGGCGCTGGAGGTTCTGGAACAGGCAAATGAAGCCAAGCCGTATGATATGGTGTTCATCGACTGGGAGCTTAAAGAAGAGTATGGCAATCAGGCTGCCCGAAGAATCAAAGAACACCGGACGCTGCGGCATATCCCTGTAATTGTGCTCATGACGGCCATCGGCCAGGATGATTCGTTCTTGCTGGAGGATGAAACCGCCCATTTTGATGAATGTCTCGTCAAGCCTGTGAACCAGTCGCTGCTCTTCGACATGATTATCGATCTGTTCGCGGCCCGGAAGGGTACAGTACAGGGTCCGGAGGTATTGGAAAAGGACTACCGGCTCAACGGATTGCGGGTACTGGTGGCGGAGGATAACGAGATTAACCAGCTGATCGCAGCCGAGCTGTTGAAGAGCCAGGGCGTCGAGACTGTAATCGCCTCTACCGGCGCGGAGGCTGTTCAGAAATCGCTGGAAGCGCCAGGAGGATTCTTCCATCTTGTGCTGATGGATATGCAGATGCCGGTGATGGACGGCTTCGAAGCCGCGCGGCGTATCCGGGAGAGCGATCCCGGGCTGCCGATTATCGCAATGACGGCCCGTACAATGCCCGAAGAACGCGAGAAGATTCTGCTGGCCGGCATGAATGATCATGTTGCGAAGCCGATTGATCCGGATGTGCTGTTCACGATCATGGGCAAATGGGTGGCGGGCCGGCAGAAACCGGAGTCCTCCCGGCCTGTCCGGCCGGGTCCGCTGCAGCGGACCGAAGCGCTGGAAGGACCTGGCCTGCGGCAGCTTGAGGGAATCCGGACGGAGGAGGGCCTGAGACGGACCGGCGGGAACGCGGCGCTGTATGCCAGTCTCCTCCGGAATTACGCCGAGCATCACGGGGAGGCGGCCGAGGGCATCCGCGCCGCGATCCGGGCGGGAGCTTACCCGGAAGCTCACCGGATCGCCCACAATCTGAAGGGCGTATCCGGCAACATCGGCGCCGCGGAAGCGGGCGAGCTGGCCGGAGAGATCGTCGCCATGCTCTCCTCCGGTCAGGCGGGAAGCAGCCGCCTGGAGGAGCTTGAGGCGGTGATAGACCGGTTGGAAGCCGCAATTGGCGGCGTCCTGGAGGCGATCCGGCTCATGAGGCCGGATACCGGAGTGCCGGTTGCAGGGGGAGCGGATAATGGAGAAGCGGATAATGGAGAGCTGGCTGCCGGGGGAGCAGATAATGGAGAGCCGGTTATCGAAGAGCCGGATAACGGGGAAGTGGAATCCGGCGGGGCAGGAGACGACATCCACCGGCACCCTCCGGCGGAACAGGCGGTGACCCGCTTGCTGGCGCTTCTCCGGGACAGCGACATTGAAGCGGTGGACGTCTTTGATTCGGCGGAGCCGCAGCTGAAGCTCTGGATGAAGCCTAAGGAATGGCAGCAGGCGAAGCGGGCAATCGCACTCTTTGATTTTGACGAAGCCATCAAGACGATTGAACGGGCGGCTGCGGACAGCCATTTGGAGTGGAAGGAGGATCCTTATGCCTGATTCGAAAGCGGTCATTTTAGTAGTAGATGATACACCGGACAATATTGTGCTGCTCAGCGGGCTGCTTAGGGAGCGGTACAAGGTCAAAGTGGCCACCAACGGCGAGAAGGCTCTCGCCATTGCGAAGGCCGCTCCGCCCGATCTCATTCTGCTTGACATTATGATGCCTGTCATGGACGGTTATGAGACATGCCGGAGACTTAAGAGCGATCCGGAGCTAGAGGATATTCCGGTAATTTTTCTAACGGCGAAGGAACAGGTGGAGGAAGAGAATCTGGGATTCGAGCTTGGAGCGGTCGATTATATTACGAAGCCGATCAGCGCTCCCGTGCTGCTCTCGCGGGTGAAGACCCATGTTACGCTTAAGCAGTCCAGAGACTTTCTCAAAGACAAGAACCATTTTCTTGAGGCGGAAATATCGCGGCGGACCAAGGAGGTCTCGCTGATTCA includes these proteins:
- a CDS encoding serine/threonine-protein kinase; amino-acid sequence: MDKLLNSIHEELLEELILESVDPEEPIKVREVPESWRLLGSGNYAAVLYHPEYEDYAVKIYAPGRPGIREEAEVYTRLGSHPAFSELLHDGGSFLVLRRLRGITFYDCIKRGVPIAEQAVRDIDEALRDAKARGLHPHDVHAKNVMQLDGRGLVVDISDFLKREDCMMWEDFKKAYYRLYRPLASRHAVPVPDAVLQAVRRGYRLWRKSQGRSR
- a CDS encoding 1-phosphofructokinase family hexose kinase, translated to MIITLTVNPSVDSSTSIGKVVPDHKLRCREASYKPGGGGVNVSRAIHRLGGEALALYTSGGLHGELLHEMLQEEGVGHEAIPISGRTRENLIVLEESTGQQFRFDMPGPQFSDADIRSCLESLLRLPQKPDYLVLSGSLPPGCPADFYAKVITAVKDWNCRVIVDTSGEALKPVADAGVFLLKPNARELEELTGMTLASDEDAKAAANKLIDEGKSETVVVSLGPKGALLISREGTEHITAPEVPVASVVGAGDSLVAGIVYRLSQGGSLKDAVTFGVASGAAAVMNPERELCKREDTERLYKAMTGGQKG
- a CDS encoding PHP-associated domain-containing protein, with translation MKIDFHIHVKLSKKTEFDLTHFNSMLDEARAHGLDAITLTEHFNTHRFGEVYGTLDQLFPCNNHYYDRDGFKIFTGIEVDVAEGGHILVSGPKDKLLEIRELLEEHTTEGSFIRLERLFELCEPRGMMVIGGHPFRESNPLYQVDRELLSRFDAFDLNGKDLHEIGIEENTSKVLGLGAKLNIPVVAGSDAHQMFQVGCVYNEFEGDFETVAELKDAIRSGAYKRVVSPSLNLQVRAANLVKQLLKKKTEVV
- a CDS encoding ABC transporter ATP-binding protein, with protein sequence MDAIELNNLHVSLQNKHVLHGIDLIVEKGEFMTFLGPSGCGKTTLLRTIAGLHQPERGVITIGGRTVAEGASGLHVEPAKRGLSLVFQSYALWPHMTVFDNVAFGLQVRRMPKANIAESVGAALEKMRIPELAGRYPGELSGGQQQRVSIARAIVTRPEILLLDEPLSNLDAKLRVEMRTELKRIHQELNTTIIYVTHDQYEAMSLSTRVAVFFGGQIVQVDKPRDLYKHPRTLQVAEFIGNGGQHLNHLNGRIVIENGRRILKTQIGLFPLEGGGLLHEGEVVLTIKPEEIRLSEQNSQDSVPAVVEAVFPAGAETLVQLRAGEAVLMARVMGESDAEPGDMCYAALRRERLNLYDKRTGSRLENLVPLTHILEDTLHENRLSYSR
- a CDS encoding ABC transporter permease codes for the protein MLGIGEASVRTRVRNRVLNRLLNPVYVIGIPALLMLSYLIVWPVLKILYSTLIWKQQDVRLTAEAMPGHFTLYHWNRVLASDMSFSLFYKPVLNSLAVGVAVSALSLVLGCGLAWLVTRSDLPLKRAISFLALIPYLLPSWMLSQAWLTFFKNGKIGGTPGILQSLLHVSPPDWLSYGFVPVVITLSVHDSVYFFLIVGSALSSMNSQLEEAASVAGARRLTVLRRIVLPLVLPSVLSGFILIFTKAISSYGVPALLGTPVNFYMISTMLYSSMRSRLTTEANVLSLTLMLISMLLIYLNQRMIGRRRSYVTVTGKDGPRTPIRLGRWRIPVTGALIVLMAAGSAVPLLVLLLQTFMLKEGSYTPGNFTFHYWWGASDPSINTGEKGVLLNDNFLLALKNSLQIAGAASIAAAVIGLLLGYAASRGKESWIGRAVDQISFLPYLIPGISLAAIYISMFAKPGLILPALYGTITLLILITIVKELPFTVRAGSASMMQIGAELEEAARIGGAWLTRLRRILLPLSRKSLVSTFLLVFIGGMKEMELIIMLVTPKTETLTTLTFYYAEKGYQQLTNVILMIITIIVITVYFLAVRFGKADLSKGIGGG
- a CDS encoding MurR/RpiR family transcriptional regulator, which translates into the protein MNTLFDGRKFSRGHQRIADYITKHIEDIPLMVEDDLAQACQVSTSTVSRFWGEIGSRNLKDFKQKVREEQLSSSARKLHSAFDKLGEGQGARASVLGTADYLRQTADHLEERDFEEAVEVLSSADTLHLYGPGSAECLAALMDFRLTRFGVGVRRISRGGHELFESLLQIGEKDVIVIFGFVSESPEIAVLLDFAKEHGCRTLLITDLAVSGMLEKADHVLYTARGQLWEFHSMVAPIAMIETLIVAVGKRREQQAYANGDELNRLRQHYRKWLPKQI